One window from the genome of Hemiscyllium ocellatum isolate sHemOce1 chromosome 28, sHemOce1.pat.X.cur, whole genome shotgun sequence encodes:
- the LOC132828944 gene encoding solute carrier family 46 member 2-like has protein sequence MVLGVDMNSLLSYVEPVVVVTNVANSLFDTALLMEVYDQLNRTVAGNSDLVQKEVARFYMIYNMIYSLAPLLTTVLLGKWADRQGQKVLLVVPLLGYLLGRLLLLFTHIFQLPVNVMFGSAVINGLAGGFPAYWSGINAITALRSEPAKRSLRLNMLEVASGMAGFIGSLASGHFFLMKVNNQHGILLICLCLVLYLLSLLYSAFILRYPPVQPQRQLRTEVNDPSPKRYNAQIVLLFICYLLYDFGVTGGENIIKIFVLKPPLSWHAVWVGYGNAACYVMFLTSFLGVLILSKWLSDPSLVLMGIISNTAGFITMAFVRRSSVYFIARSMMVFSCIPLPTIRAQLSKQMEGASYGSIFAWFQSAMALTDVISTALFNSLYAGSLQSESNFLLLLAAAICWSSTVPVVVYSWREKRGTYSSIAGTDSAQRLITEEQYYSDDSCMLSLSE, from the exons ATGGTTTTGGGTGTTGATATGAACTCTCTGTTGAGCTACGTGGAGCCAGTGGTGGTTGTTACCAATGTGGCCAATTCCCTCTTTGATACAGCACTGCTGATGGAGGTTTATGACCAGCTAAATAGGACAGTGGCTGGGAACAGTGATCTGGTCCAGAAGGAAGTGGCCAGATTCTACATGATTTACAACATGATCTACTCGTTGGCCCCCTTACTGaccacagtgctgttgggaaAGTGGGCAGATCGGCAAGGCCAGAAGGTGCTGCTGGTCGTGCCATTACTGGGCTACCTGCTGGGAaggcttttgctgctgttcacccACATTTTCCAGCTGCCGGTCAATGTGATGTTCGGCTCGGCTGTGATTAATGGGTTGGCTGGAGGATTCCCAGCGTACTGGAGTGGGATTAATGCCATCACAGCCCTGAGGTCAGAACCAGCCAAACGCAGTCTGAGGTTAAATATGCTGGAGGTGGCATCAGGGATGGCTGGATTCATTGGCAGCCTGGCATCCGGCCACTTCTTTTTGATGAAAGTTAATAACCAACATGGGATCTTACTGATCTGCCTGTGCCTGGTACTGTACTTACTAAGTCTGCTGTATTCAGCATTTATCCTCCGTTATCCTCCTGTTCAGCCACAACGTCAGCTCCGCACAGAGGTGAATGACCCTAGCCCGAAGAGATACAACGCACAGATAGTGCTTCTCTTTATCTGCTACCTCCTGTATGATTTTGGAGTGACTGGTGGTGAGAACATCATCAAAATCTTTGTCCTGAAGCCCCCTTTGAGCTGGCATGCGGTCTGGGTGGGCTATGGGAACGCTGCCTGCTATGTCATGTTTCTGACCAGCTTCCTCGGAGTCCTCATCCTCTCCAAATGGCTGAGCGACCCGTCCCTGGTGTTGATGGGCATCATCTCCAATACGGCTGGATTCATCACCATGGCCTTTGTGAGGAGGAGCTCGGTGTATTTCATTG CTCGCAGCATGATGGTATTCTCCTGTATTCCGTTGCCTACCATTCGAGCTCAACTGTCGAAGCAAATGGAAGGGGCCTCTTACG GTTCCATCTTCGCCTGGTTCCAGTCAGCGATGGCTTTAACAGACGTGATTTCCACCGCTCTGTTCAACAGTCTGTACGCTGGCTCTCTCCAATCGGAGAGTAACTTCCTTCTGCTCTTGGCGGCAGCGATCTGTTGGTCCAGTACTGTACCAGTTGT GGTTTACAGctggagagagaaaaggggaaCTTATAGCTCAATTGCTGGCACAGACTCAGCACAACGACTGATCACAGAGGAACAGTACTACAGTGATGACAGCTGTATGTTGTCTCTTTCGGAATGA